The Caldisalinibacter kiritimatiensis DNA window TCAATAATAGCATCTAGTTCTTCTTCCTTTAAAAACTTCGCAATAGGTGATGTAATCCCTTCTTCTGTTACTTTAATCCAAGCTAAACCCTTAGCTCCATATGTCTTAACAAACTTTTCTAATTTCTTAATATCCTTTTTAGAAATATCATCAGCATACCCATCTACATTAATTCCTCTAACTTCTCCTCCATTTTCGATAGTACCACTAAATACTTTAAACTCTGAATCTTTTACTATATCACTTATATTTCTAAGCTCAAATCCAAATCTTAAATCTGGTTTATCTGAACCGAATCTTTCCATTGCTTCTTTATATGTCATTCTTTGAATAGGCAATTCTATCTCTATTCCTTTTACTTCTTTGAATATATTATATATAAGCTTTTCGTTAATGCTTATAACATCCTCAATATCAACAAATGACATTTCTATATCTATTTGAGTAAATTCTGGCTGTCTATTAGCTCTTAAATCTTCATCTCTAAAACACTTAACTATTTGATAGTATCTATCCATTCCTGATACCATTAATAATTGTTTCATTATCTGTGGTGACTGTGGTAATGCATAGAATTTTCCTGGATTAACTCTACTCGGTACTAAATAGTCCCTAGCTCCTTCTGGAGTTGGTTTTGACAGCATAGGTGTTTCTATCTCAACAAAATTATTACTATCTAAGAAATCTCTAACTACTTTTGCTGTTTTGTGTCTAATTTTTAAGTTTTCTTGCATTCTAGGTTTTCTTAAATCTAAGTATCTATATTTTAATCTCATTGCTTCTGATACGTCATCATCGTCTTTTATATAAATAGGAGGAGTTTCTGCTTCATCTAATATTTTTAGTTCTTCAGCAAATACTTCTATCTCACCTGTTGGAAGTTCTTCATTTACTGACTGTCTTTTTTGAACTTTTCCTCTTACTGCTATTACATATTCACTTCTAATACTATCTGCTTTGTTAAATGCATCTTCAGAAACATCTTTATCAAATACAATTTGTACAATTCCTGAAGTATCTCTTAAATCGGTAAATATAAGACCACCTAAATTTCTTCTTTTTTGTACCCATCCCATAAGTATTACTTCTTCATTTTCATTTTCAATTCTAAGAGTTCCGCACATATGAGTGCGTCTTAAATTTCCCATTGATTCTGCCATTTTTACTACCTCCCCAGTTTATTTTTCAATATTTCTACTATATTGCTTAATTTAATTTCCTCTTGTTCTCCCGTCTTCATATTTTTTAAAGTTACAACATCTTTTTCTATTTCATCGTCACCTATAACAATTGTATAAGTAGCATTTATTTTGTTAGAATACTTAAACTGAGCTTTAATACTTCTATCTAAATAATCCTTATCAGCTGAAATATTATTATTTCTTAGTTTATATAGTAGTTTAAACGCTTCTTTCTCTGCTCTTTCTCCTATTGTCACAACAAATACATCCGGACCTGTCGGTTCTTCTATTTCTATACCATTATTTTCTAGGGTTAACAATAATCTTTCTATTCCCATTCCAAATCCTACAGCTGGTGTTTTAGGTCCACCTATTTCTTCAATTAAACCGTCGTATCTTCCACCACCACAAACTGTTGACTTTGCTCCTATTTCTTTAGATATAAACTCAAATGCTGTCTTAGTATAATAATCTAGTCCTCTAACAATTTTAGGGTCAACGACAAAGTCAATACCAAGTTCATTTAGATATTCTTTTACACTTTCAAAATGTACTTTACAATCATCACATAAATAATCAACCATTAATGGAGCATCTTCTAATTCTGCTTGGCAACTTTCATTTTTACAATCAAGAATTCTCATTGGATTCTTTTCATATCTACTATTACATGTTTTACATAACTTATCTAATTTATCGCTTAAATATTCTTTTAATATTTTATTATACTCTTTTCTACATTGTGGACATCCAATACTGTTTATATGAAGTTCTATATCCTTAACACCTAATTTATTATAAATAGTAGAAACTATACTTATAACTTCTGCATCTATTGCTGGACTTTCACTACCGTATACTTCTATACCAAATTGATGATGTTCTCTAAGTCTTCCTTTTTGAGGTCTTTCATATCTATACACTGGAGTTATATAAAAAATCTTTGTTGGTTGTGCTTCAGCATATAACTTATTTTCTATAAACAATCTAGCTGCAGGTGCAGTCCCTTCAGCCTTTAATGTAATGCTTCTTCCACCTCTGTCTTCAAATGTATACATTTCTTTTTGCACTACATCTGTAGTTTCTCCTACTCCTCTTTCAAATAATTCTGTGTGCTCAAATCCTGGAGTCCTTATTTCTTTATATCCAAATTTTTCACAGACTTCTCTAAATAATTCTTCTACATGCTGCCATTTATACGAATCTGATGGTACTACGTCTTTAGTCCCTCTTGGTGCTTTTGTTAACATATACTCACTCCTTTCTATAAATTAAAAACCTCTCATCTCTGTCAATATTTATACTATTGACAGGGACGAGAGGCAATATTCCCGCGGTGCCACCCTATTTGGATATAAAAATCCCACTTAGGTGTCATTAACGCTGACTAACGAGTAGACTTTCTAGTTCATCTACCTACTCCGAGGTGTCTTCGTTAAATGTTAGCACCGGATTTCCACCATCACCGGCTCTCTATAGCTAAGGGATTTAACTACTCTTCCTCATCATAGTATTAAATATTCGATTACTTTTTTACATTATAATTTAACATCTATACCCTGTCAACAGGTTTTAGAAATTTTTTCTTCCTTTCTATCATTTCCTTTACTCTTTTATTGTACTCTACAACATTTTTAACATTTGGTACCCTCTCTAATCTGTTTTCACTAGGATAATATATTTTTGATATTCCTCCAGCACCAACTGCTATTATTGTTTGTCTTTCTTCCATTATAAGTATATTATAAATACATTCTTTATTTTTTTTAGTATAACCTACATTCTCAAAGTTACCTAGTATTTGTTTTTGTCTGTAAAGATAATATGGATACATGTCCATTTTCTCAGCATATTTTTTTGTTAACTCTAACATTTCTTCAATCTTATTTTGAGCAGTTAAACTATATTTAACTAACTTACTCCTTAATTTAGAAGCCCTTTTAATTGCCATTGTATGAACAGTTAAGTTTTCAGGATTGAGTCTTAAAACTTCTTCCATTGTATGTTTAAAATTGTTTATATCTTCGTTAGGTAAACCCACTATCAAGTCCATATTTATTGTATGAAAGCCTACTTCTTTAGCAAGTCTAAACGCCTCTATAATTTCTTGAGGGCTATGATGTCTACCTATCAGTGATAATGTATCAGTACACATGGTTTGAGGGTTTATACTAATCCTGTCTATTTCATTATTTTTCAGCATAACTAGCTTATCTTTGTCTATTGTGTCTGGACGTCCTGCTTCTACGGTAAATTCTTTTATATCAGTACCAAAGCAACTATATACTTCTTTAATTATCTTATCCAAGTTCTCTTTAGGAATAGATGTAGGTGTTCCTCCACCTATATAAACAGTTTGAATCTTTTTATCTGCTAACAACTCTGCTGTTTGTTTTATTTCCATTAATAGATTCTCTGTGTATTCATCTACTAGATGTCCCCATTTTTCAAGACTATGTGATGGAAATGAGCAATATAAACATCTTGTTGGGCAGAATGGTATACTTATATATAAACTAAATTTATCTTCATCTAAAGGATATAAAAATTTTCTTTCATTTGATGCTATATCAATTATTAATTTAGACTTTTCTAAAGAAACTTTATATTGTTTAGTTAGTACATCTTTTATCTCCTCGATTTTGCAACTCTTATCTAAAAGGTCATGTACTATCTTGGTTGGTCTTATGCCTGTTAAAATACCCCATGGTGCATTTACGCTTGTTATCTGAGATAAAGCCTCATATAAACTTTGCTTAATTCCAAGCTTTATTTTTTTATTTAGATTATCTTCTTTTATATCTATATCAGATACTTTCTTGATTTCACTTTTACTAATACACTCATTATTCTTATAAACTATAGTTTCAATAAAATAATCATCGTTCTCTTGATAAAGTATATTCTCTATAAGAAGGCTTTGGTCATTTACCAAAGCCTCTTTTTTAATGAATTCAATTTTCTCATTAAAGTAAAATACTTTTATAATATTTTGTACCTCATATTTATAATCATGCCCTTTTAAGTAAACATTTATCATATCTATTTCTCCTTATCGATTTGTTTCTATGTCTTCAATAAGTTTTCTGACTTCTCTCTCAGATACTCCAAGTTCCTTCGCTATTTCAGATTTTTTTAAACCTCTTTCTTTTAGCTCCATAAAATCGTGAAAATCAACGTCCCTAAGTTCCCTACTTTTTCTTTTTCCTATAAATTCATAAATTTTATTCATTAAAACCCCTCCCAAAGATAGTTTACATTTATTTTTCCACATATCTTTAGGAGTATTCTTTCGTCTCATTTTATATAAACGGATTATTATTTTTCTCATATTCAACAGTAGTTGCTGGCCCATGACCAGGTAATATTTTTACTTTATCATCATAAACTAAAATTTTATTTTTTATTGAACTTATTATCTCTTCGAATGAACCACCTGGAAAGTCTGTTCTTCCTATAGAACCTGCAAATAGTGTATCTCCACTTAATATAATATCATCTAGTTTAATACATATACTTCCCTTCGTATGTCCTGGAGTATGTATGATTTGAGCCTTATGTTCTCCAATATTTATTATATCTCCATCCTTTAAAGTCTTATCTGGTACAATTTCAATATTTTCTATACTCATCATGCTAGACAAATTTTTATCTGCATCCTTTAGCATTTCTTCGTCTTCTTTATGTATTAAAACAGGTATACTTAGTTCTTTTTTTAGTTTAGGTAATCCACCTATATGGTCACCATGTCCATGAGTCAAAATTATATATTTAGGTTTTATTTTAAACTCTTCTAACGTTTTAACTATATTTTCTGCGTCTCCACCTGGGTCTACTATTATACCTTCTCTTGTGCTTTCA harbors:
- the aspS gene encoding aspartate--tRNA ligase, with translation MAESMGNLRRTHMCGTLRIENENEEVILMGWVQKRRNLGGLIFTDLRDTSGIVQIVFDKDVSEDAFNKADSIRSEYVIAVRGKVQKRQSVNEELPTGEIEVFAEELKILDEAETPPIYIKDDDDVSEAMRLKYRYLDLRKPRMQENLKIRHKTAKVVRDFLDSNNFVEIETPMLSKPTPEGARDYLVPSRVNPGKFYALPQSPQIMKQLLMVSGMDRYYQIVKCFRDEDLRANRQPEFTQIDIEMSFVDIEDVISINEKLIYNIFKEVKGIEIELPIQRMTYKEAMERFGSDKPDLRFGFELRNISDIVKDSEFKVFSGTIENGGEVRGINVDGYADDISKKDIKKLEKFVKTYGAKGLAWIKVTEEGITSPIAKFLKEEELDAIIERMEGKPGDLLLIVADKPSVVFDSLGALRIEVAKRLDVINKDEFKLVWITEFPLFEYDEEEGRYVAKHHPFTHPMDEDIDLLETEPEKVRAKAYDIVINGDEIGGGSIRINNSELQEKMFKALGFTMEEAWDKFGFLLEAFKYGTPPHGGIAYGFDRLIMLLTDSDNIRDVIAFPKTQSATCLLTDAPTNVFEKQLEELHIQLESEDKE
- the hisS gene encoding histidine--tRNA ligase, producing MLTKAPRGTKDVVPSDSYKWQHVEELFREVCEKFGYKEIRTPGFEHTELFERGVGETTDVVQKEMYTFEDRGGRSITLKAEGTAPAARLFIENKLYAEAQPTKIFYITPVYRYERPQKGRLREHHQFGIEVYGSESPAIDAEVISIVSTIYNKLGVKDIELHINSIGCPQCRKEYNKILKEYLSDKLDKLCKTCNSRYEKNPMRILDCKNESCQAELEDAPLMVDYLCDDCKVHFESVKEYLNELGIDFVVDPKIVRGLDYYTKTAFEFISKEIGAKSTVCGGGRYDGLIEEIGGPKTPAVGFGMGIERLLLTLENNGIEIEEPTGPDVFVVTIGERAEKEAFKLLYKLRNNNISADKDYLDRSIKAQFKYSNKINATYTIVIGDDEIEKDVVTLKNMKTGEQEEIKLSNIVEILKNKLGR
- the hemZ gene encoding coproporphyrinogen dehydrogenase HemZ, producing MINVYLKGHDYKYEVQNIIKVFYFNEKIEFIKKEALVNDQSLLIENILYQENDDYFIETIVYKNNECISKSEIKKVSDIDIKEDNLNKKIKLGIKQSLYEALSQITSVNAPWGILTGIRPTKIVHDLLDKSCKIEEIKDVLTKQYKVSLEKSKLIIDIASNERKFLYPLDEDKFSLYISIPFCPTRCLYCSFPSHSLEKWGHLVDEYTENLLMEIKQTAELLADKKIQTVYIGGGTPTSIPKENLDKIIKEVYSCFGTDIKEFTVEAGRPDTIDKDKLVMLKNNEIDRISINPQTMCTDTLSLIGRHHSPQEIIEAFRLAKEVGFHTINMDLIVGLPNEDINNFKHTMEEVLRLNPENLTVHTMAIKRASKLRSKLVKYSLTAQNKIEEMLELTKKYAEKMDMYPYYLYRQKQILGNFENVGYTKKNKECIYNILIMEERQTIIAVGAGGISKIYYPSENRLERVPNVKNVVEYNKRVKEMIERKKKFLKPVDRV
- a CDS encoding MBL fold metallo-hydrolase; translated protein: MIIERLPLGVYAANCYIIGCESTREGIIVDPGGDAENIVKTLEEFKIKPKYIILTHGHGDHIGGLPKLKKELSIPVLIHKEDEEMLKDADKNLSSMMSIENIEIVPDKTLKDGDIINIGEHKAQIIHTPGHTKGSICIKLDDIILSGDTLFAGSIGRTDFPGGSFEEIISSIKNKILVYDDKVKILPGHGPATTVEYEKNNNPFI